A region of Micromonospora chokoriensis DNA encodes the following proteins:
- a CDS encoding DUF6461 domain-containing protein: MVSDMVRYYDDFLADRDWLAEGLTWAVVQPASAEATVDGVIARLRARRVEPGDSQSGELADLAQIGPNVVIFQDNGCALSRPEVLRWASDGLRVHTVDWTVNGNGGLTYAVYGKVLAWMDMNDPDRRHGDDPAAFDDDLADVRAARGTGQVTAAAMAFVERRTGVRLPAEWVGDEGADPQAGPWVTVRLGSIPPDPRPPSNFGYDEPDLDARLRAAPEEVRRTALALAVRAVTTRFRFSDDDLVRQVADAVEQGVSLDEEARLRVVHRLTVQDVDVRSGSSAVHALYAATGSGLAALDAVSAVRHAVGDDWPTVRHDLYRLVREVG; this comes from the coding sequence ATGGTGTCGGACATGGTGCGTTACTACGACGACTTCCTGGCCGATCGTGATTGGCTCGCCGAGGGGTTGACCTGGGCCGTCGTGCAGCCGGCGAGCGCCGAGGCCACCGTCGACGGTGTCATCGCGCGCCTTCGGGCCAGGCGCGTGGAGCCGGGTGACAGCCAGTCGGGCGAGCTCGCCGACCTGGCCCAGATCGGCCCGAACGTGGTGATTTTCCAGGACAACGGCTGTGCGCTGAGCCGACCTGAGGTGCTGCGTTGGGCCAGCGACGGCCTGCGGGTGCACACGGTCGACTGGACCGTCAACGGCAATGGCGGCCTCACCTACGCGGTGTACGGCAAGGTGCTCGCCTGGATGGACATGAACGACCCGGACCGGCGGCACGGGGATGACCCGGCGGCGTTCGACGACGACCTGGCCGACGTGCGCGCCGCGCGGGGCACCGGCCAGGTGACTGCCGCGGCGATGGCGTTCGTCGAGCGGCGGACCGGCGTACGGCTGCCCGCCGAGTGGGTCGGCGACGAGGGCGCCGATCCGCAGGCCGGTCCATGGGTGACGGTACGCCTCGGCTCGATCCCGCCCGATCCGAGGCCGCCCTCGAACTTCGGGTACGACGAGCCCGACCTCGACGCGCGGCTGCGGGCCGCGCCGGAAGAGGTACGGCGGACGGCGCTGGCGCTTGCCGTGCGGGCGGTCACCACCCGGTTCAGGTTCAGCGACGACGACCTCGTGCGGCAGGTGGCGGACGCCGTCGAGCAGGGCGTGAGCCTGGACGAGGAGGCCCGATTGAGGGTCGTCCACCGCCTCACAGTGCAGGACGTCGACGTGCGCAGCGGTTCCTCGGCCGTCCACGCCCTGTACGCGGCGACAGGTAGCGGGTTGGCAGCGCTCGACGCGGTGAGTGCCGTCCGGCATGCGGTTGGCGATGACTGGCCGACGGTCCGCCACGACCTGTATCGCCTGGTCCGCGAGGTCGGCTGA